The sequence below is a genomic window from Carboxydothermus pertinax.
AAATTACTATAGTGATAAGTCTCCAGTCTTAAAACGAAAAACCGAGTCTTTGATTTTAGCTGTCGAATCGCAAAATAATTTAAATGACGATTTCCGTTCTTTAGGGGGTGGTGTAGAAAAAATTGAGAATCTAAATGTAGATTTTAATGGTAATGAAGCCGTTGCAGAAGCTGATTTAACTGTATGGGCTAAAATATATGAAAATGGTAAAATCTATACACCACGTGGCAAAGAACACTATGTTTTCACGTTAACAAAAGAAAATGGTATTTGGAAAATAGTGGATGAACAATTTAATTTTCTTCCTGGAGAAGGTCCATAAGGGAAAACTTAAATTATCTGTAGCATTTTAATCAGAAGATATAAAGCTTATGGAATTTAAACGTAACAATACATAGAATTGACCGCATTTAGCTTGCAGTCTCTGATGACGATTTTAGCTACCTATTATTGATTCTACTTATTAAAACCTTCCAACCTGCTTTTTCAAGCAGGCTTTTTTCTTTTTAGAGGAATTTTAGGAAATATGCCGAATAAGAAACAAAAATGGCAAAAGGAGAAAATAAATGCTTTCTAAAGTCCATACCGTTGCCTTAAACGGCATTAACGGAGAAGTAGTAGAGGTGGAGGTAGACATAAACCGCGGGCTTCCTGGGATGGAGGTGGTGGGCCTTCCCGATACGGCGGTCAAGGAAGCCCGGGAGCGGGTAATGTCGGCGATAAAAAATTCGGGAAATGGCCTAGACTATACTTTTGGCGGTTATCAAACTGAATAAATATTTAGTATATTTTAGTATTGGTGGAAAATATAGACAAAATGCTAAGCAAAAACACAGTAGTATTAATATTT
It includes:
- a CDS encoding magnesium chelatase domain-containing protein, translated to MLSKVHTVALNGINGEVVEVEVDINRGLPGMEVVGLPDTAVKEARERVMSAIKNSGNGLDYTFGGYQTE